A window of Caldalkalibacillus uzonensis contains these coding sequences:
- the ssb gene encoding single-stranded DNA-binding protein gives MLNRVVLIGRLTRDPELRYTPNGTAVATFTLAVDRPFVNQQGEREADFINIVTWRKLAENCAEYLKKGSLTAVEGRLQIRNYENNEGRRVYVTEVVAENVRFLSGTKGRPEEESVEDPFVADSEEVDIDEDELPF, from the coding sequence ATGTTGAACAGAGTGGTTTTGATTGGTCGTTTGACCCGTGACCCTGAACTGCGTTACACCCCAAACGGGACGGCAGTGGCCACCTTTACCCTGGCTGTTGACCGCCCGTTTGTGAACCAGCAGGGGGAGCGGGAGGCGGACTTCATTAACATTGTGACTTGGCGAAAGTTAGCCGAAAATTGCGCCGAGTATCTGAAAAAAGGCAGTCTGACCGCTGTGGAAGGCCGTTTGCAAATCCGCAATTATGAGAATAACGAAGGCCGACGGGTGTATGTCACCGAAGTGGTGGCAGAAAACGTCCGTTTCCTCAGCGGAACGAAAGGAAGGCCGGAAGAAGAATCGGTCGAAGATCCGTTTGTGGCTGATTCTGAAGAAGTTGATATTGACGAAGATGAATTGCCTTTTTAA
- a CDS encoding TIGR01457 family HAD-type hydrolase: MRNYKLFVLDLDGTMYRGEEKIAEAPVFIKELNKRGQDYVFLTNNATKTPQDVVNHLAKFDILTQPEKVYTTSVAAARFLTKMKKSPTVYVVGEAALANSLREAGCQLVSEEKDLGRCDFVVMGLDRQITYDKLAKAALAVRAGATFISTNADKALPTERGLLPGNGSLTAVVRTATGIEPTYIGKPEPFMLEMIMEEKGLAQEDILMIGDNYETDILAGIRAGVDTAIVFTGFTTQGDLEHVHEQPTYQWESLLDAFC, encoded by the coding sequence ATGCGAAACTATAAACTGTTTGTACTTGACCTGGATGGAACCATGTACCGGGGAGAAGAAAAAATTGCAGAAGCCCCAGTTTTTATCAAAGAATTGAATAAGAGGGGGCAAGATTATGTGTTTTTGACCAATAATGCAACCAAAACTCCCCAAGATGTCGTAAACCATCTGGCCAAGTTTGATATTCTTACCCAGCCGGAGAAAGTGTACACGACAAGCGTGGCGGCTGCCCGTTTCTTGACCAAAATGAAAAAGAGTCCAACAGTTTATGTTGTTGGTGAAGCAGCCCTGGCCAACTCCCTTAGGGAAGCGGGATGTCAGTTAGTTTCAGAGGAGAAGGATCTGGGGCGTTGTGATTTTGTGGTGATGGGCTTGGACCGCCAAATCACCTACGATAAACTGGCTAAAGCAGCACTGGCTGTCAGGGCTGGGGCCACTTTTATCTCTACCAATGCGGATAAAGCCCTGCCCACAGAACGGGGCCTGTTGCCGGGTAACGGTTCCCTGACAGCCGTGGTGCGTACGGCTACTGGAATCGAACCGACCTATATCGGCAAGCCTGAGCCGTTTATGTTGGAGATGATCATGGAGGAAAAGGGCTTGGCCCAAGAAGACATTCTGATGATTGGGGATAACTATGAGACTGATATTTTGGCGGGGATCCGGGCTGGGGTGGATACGGCCATCGTTTTTACCGGCTTTACCACTCAAGGTGACCTAGAACATGTACACGAGCAACCGACTTATCAATGGGAGTCACTGTTAGATGCCTTTTGCTAA
- a CDS encoding penicillin-binding transpeptidase domain-containing protein, translating to MKRVTLAVVGLLLFAAGCSADGPTPEETFDQYVSFWEKGDYSAMYELLSSEAKAQYDLDYMVERYENIYAGIGAAGLEVTPSYPEEAEADEEGQIHFPFAVTLETVVGEVSFEHTVTLVQEEDEETGVPRWGINWGPHMIFPQLEGEDKVRVEFLEAERGEITDRKGEGLAINGTLGSVGVVPARLEEAEDPEQALEQLAEELGLSVERIEQELNASWVQPDWFVPLATIAKDDEDKKARLLSIDGVMIQDRPGRVYPYKEMAAHLTGYIQPLSEEEWNELREEGYRQTDVIGKTGLEQLFEERLRGVHGATIYTTDENNNRKEIIAHQDPVHGEDIRLTIDMTLQQELYRQLEGDQGTAVAIHPQTGEILALVNQPAYDPNLFIVGLSAEQWQAWSEDPAKPLFNRFNQTYPPGSAFKPVTAAIALEQGALSPDETMDVSGLRWQPDSSWGQYHVTRVTDPGQPVDLTAAMVFSDNVYFAQAALKLGEEAFKRGAEAFGFNEPLPLDLPVVTSKLSSGDQQWDDVQLAVSGFGQGEVLMSPLHLALAYTPFLNQGHLTAPQLELNSGQEIWKEQIISPATADLIRQTLIEVVEHPQGTGRDARLPDWTIGGKTGTAELKTAQGEQGEEYGWFVAFEAEQAQVLVAMMIEGVEEKGGSGYVVPKVRQAIEAYLRSQGGQ from the coding sequence ATGAAGCGGGTAACCTTGGCCGTTGTGGGGCTGCTACTTTTTGCTGCGGGCTGTTCTGCAGATGGGCCGACACCTGAAGAGACATTTGACCAATATGTCTCTTTCTGGGAAAAAGGAGATTATTCAGCCATGTACGAACTGTTGAGTTCGGAGGCTAAAGCACAGTACGACCTTGATTATATGGTGGAGCGCTATGAAAACATTTACGCTGGTATCGGGGCAGCCGGCCTAGAGGTCACACCCTCCTACCCTGAGGAGGCAGAAGCAGACGAGGAGGGACAAATTCATTTTCCCTTTGCCGTCACCTTGGAGACGGTTGTCGGGGAAGTCAGTTTTGAGCACACCGTCACCCTCGTTCAGGAAGAGGATGAAGAAACGGGTGTGCCAAGGTGGGGAATCAACTGGGGCCCCCATATGATTTTTCCCCAGCTGGAGGGTGAAGATAAAGTCAGAGTGGAGTTCTTGGAAGCTGAAAGGGGAGAAATAACCGACCGCAAGGGTGAAGGACTGGCCATTAACGGCACACTTGGTTCAGTGGGCGTCGTTCCGGCCAGATTGGAAGAAGCAGAGGATCCTGAACAAGCCCTGGAACAATTGGCAGAAGAACTGGGCCTGTCTGTCGAAAGGATCGAACAAGAACTGAATGCGTCATGGGTCCAACCTGACTGGTTTGTGCCGCTAGCCACCATTGCTAAGGATGATGAGGACAAAAAAGCAAGATTGCTATCTATCGACGGGGTGATGATCCAGGACAGACCAGGGCGCGTTTATCCGTACAAAGAGATGGCAGCCCATTTAACCGGATATATACAGCCTCTGTCAGAAGAGGAATGGAATGAGCTGAGGGAAGAGGGATACCGCCAAACAGACGTTATTGGTAAAACGGGATTGGAGCAGTTGTTTGAGGAACGTTTGCGTGGCGTGCATGGGGCGACCATTTATACCACGGACGAAAACAACAACAGAAAGGAGATCATCGCTCATCAAGATCCGGTGCACGGCGAGGATATTCGCTTGACGATCGATATGACCTTGCAGCAGGAGCTGTACCGGCAGCTGGAAGGGGATCAGGGAACAGCAGTCGCTATTCATCCCCAGACAGGGGAAATCCTGGCTTTGGTCAATCAGCCTGCCTATGACCCCAATTTGTTTATTGTTGGCCTCTCAGCCGAACAATGGCAGGCATGGTCTGAAGATCCGGCTAAGCCCTTGTTTAACCGTTTTAATCAGACCTATCCCCCTGGATCCGCATTTAAACCTGTGACAGCAGCCATTGCTTTGGAACAAGGTGCCCTTTCACCAGATGAAACTATGGATGTTTCCGGTTTAAGATGGCAGCCAGATTCATCATGGGGTCAATACCATGTCACCCGTGTCACTGATCCGGGTCAGCCTGTGGACTTGACAGCAGCCATGGTTTTTTCAGACAATGTTTATTTTGCCCAGGCTGCTTTGAAATTGGGGGAAGAGGCATTTAAACGGGGAGCAGAAGCTTTCGGTTTTAACGAACCACTCCCCTTGGACTTGCCTGTTGTCACCTCAAAGCTAAGCTCTGGGGACCAGCAATGGGATGACGTTCAATTAGCTGTCAGCGGGTTTGGGCAGGGGGAAGTGTTGATGAGTCCGCTTCATCTGGCGCTGGCCTACACCCCGTTTTTAAATCAGGGTCATCTGACTGCCCCGCAGTTGGAGCTTAATAGCGGGCAGGAGATATGGAAAGAACAGATCATCTCCCCAGCCACCGCTGATCTCATCCGGCAAACGTTGATTGAGGTTGTGGAGCATCCCCAGGGAACGGGGCGCGATGCCCGTCTTCCTGACTGGACCATTGGCGGAAAAACAGGTACGGCAGAGCTGAAAACAGCTCAGGGTGAACAAGGGGAGGAATATGGCTGGTTTGTCGCTTTTGAAGCGGAACAGGCACAGGTGTTGGTGGCCATGATGATTGAAGGAGTTGAGGAAAAAGGGGGAAGTGGCTACGTTGTTCCCAAAGTAAGACAGGCGATTGAAGCTTATCTTCGGTCACAAGGTGGGCAATAA
- a CDS encoding helix-turn-helix domain-containing protein yields the protein MIQWDDIYKKLDAIDRKERDEISLAVKIASAVIDRRAELGWSRAELARHAGLKESEIAKIESGSIPNEETLQKILNTLGIE from the coding sequence GTGATCCAGTGGGATGACATTTATAAAAAGTTGGATGCCATAGACCGAAAAGAAAGAGACGAAATAAGCCTGGCCGTCAAAATAGCTTCTGCTGTCATTGATCGGAGAGCCGAACTGGGCTGGAGCCGGGCCGAATTAGCCAGACATGCTGGATTAAAAGAATCAGAAATTGCGAAAATAGAAAGTGGGTCTATCCCAAATGAGGAAACGCTGCAAAAAATCCTCAATACCCTTGGGATAGAGTAA
- a CDS encoding NAD(P)/FAD-dependent oxidoreductase has translation MDKHILILGGGYGGLRIIQRLLAANLPRYTQLTLIDRMPYHGLKTEYYALAAGTESEAKLRVAFPEDPRLKVQLGEVTSIDLEQNMVHLLDGDPIPYDYLIIALGCEDKYHGVPGADQYTHSIQTMPQTRETYQALNNIKPYGQVAIVGGGLSGVELASELRESRPDLNITIYDRGESILNPFPEKLKRYVSQWFHENDVDLVHKANITKVEPQILFNHDQPIEVDEIVWTAGIQASRIVQALPVEKDSMGRVALSPHHYLEDYPHVFVVGDCASLPHAPSAQLAEAQGDQIAQVLLNMLHGEPLPQLPKIKLKGVLGSLGKKHGFGVMGDTTLLGRVPRVLKSGVLWMYKYHLG, from the coding sequence ATGGACAAACACATCCTTATCTTGGGTGGCGGTTATGGCGGGTTGCGCATTATCCAGCGCTTGCTGGCAGCCAACTTGCCCCGGTATACGCAACTAACCTTAATTGACCGTATGCCTTATCATGGGCTGAAAACAGAGTATTATGCACTGGCGGCAGGCACTGAGTCAGAAGCCAAGTTGAGAGTGGCTTTTCCTGAAGATCCCCGCCTTAAAGTGCAATTAGGTGAAGTGACCTCCATTGACTTGGAGCAAAATATGGTCCATTTGCTAGATGGGGACCCCATTCCCTACGATTACCTCATCATCGCTCTGGGCTGTGAAGACAAATATCACGGTGTGCCTGGTGCCGATCAATATACTCACAGTATACAAACCATGCCTCAAACACGGGAAACGTATCAAGCTTTAAATAACATTAAGCCTTATGGTCAGGTGGCCATCGTCGGCGGAGGCTTGAGCGGTGTTGAATTGGCATCGGAACTGAGAGAGAGCCGCCCCGACTTAAACATTACGATTTACGACCGCGGGGAGTCTATCTTAAATCCGTTTCCCGAAAAACTTAAGCGCTATGTAAGCCAATGGTTTCATGAAAATGATGTGGACCTCGTTCATAAAGCCAATATAACCAAAGTAGAACCGCAGATTCTTTTTAATCATGACCAGCCTATTGAGGTGGATGAAATCGTCTGGACCGCTGGCATTCAAGCCAGCCGGATCGTACAAGCCCTACCTGTAGAAAAAGACAGTATGGGCCGTGTGGCACTCAGTCCTCATCATTACCTGGAAGATTATCCCCATGTCTTTGTGGTTGGTGATTGCGCCAGCCTGCCCCATGCGCCCAGCGCACAGCTGGCCGAAGCACAAGGGGATCAAATTGCCCAAGTGTTGTTGAACATGTTACATGGTGAACCTCTGCCCCAATTGCCCAAAATCAAGCTTAAAGGGGTGCTGGGCTCCCTCGGCAAGAAACACGGGTTTGGTGTGATGGGCGACACAACTTTACTTGGCCGGGTTCCCCGGGTGCTTAAATCAGGCGTATTGTGGATGTATAAGTACCATTTGGGTTAG
- the cysK gene encoding cysteine synthase A, protein MKHVYKNVKDLVGNTPIVELTQFQLPEGVRLFAKLEYFNPGGSVKDRLGLALIRDAEASGKLKPGGTIIEPTAGNTGIGLALAAVQTDYQVIFVVPEKFSVEKQQLMRALGAQVVNTPTEEGMRGAIKKAKELEQEVENAFCPQQFANPANPLAHYQTTGPEIWEQMEGQVHIFVAGAGTGGTFMGVARYLKEHNREIKTVIVEPEGSILNGGEPGPHKTEGIGMEFLPEYMDPGYFDAIHTITDEEAFFYVRELAKREGLLVASSSGAAMAACLKEAKQAQPGTNIVTIFPDSSERYLSQNIYQGGHYV, encoded by the coding sequence ATGAAGCATGTATATAAAAACGTGAAAGATTTGGTCGGTAACACGCCTATTGTGGAGCTGACCCAGTTTCAATTGCCGGAAGGAGTGCGGTTGTTTGCCAAGCTGGAGTATTTCAACCCGGGAGGAAGTGTGAAGGACCGTCTCGGTTTAGCCTTAATCCGTGATGCGGAAGCAAGCGGGAAGTTGAAACCAGGCGGAACGATCATTGAACCGACAGCAGGTAATACCGGTATTGGTCTGGCCCTTGCTGCTGTGCAGACCGATTACCAAGTGATTTTTGTTGTTCCGGAGAAGTTTAGTGTGGAAAAACAGCAACTTATGCGGGCCTTGGGAGCCCAAGTGGTTAACACACCTACGGAAGAAGGGATGCGCGGGGCCATCAAGAAGGCCAAAGAGCTGGAGCAGGAAGTTGAAAACGCTTTCTGTCCGCAACAATTTGCCAATCCTGCCAATCCACTGGCCCATTATCAGACGACGGGCCCTGAAATTTGGGAACAGATGGAGGGACAGGTGCACATTTTTGTGGCCGGTGCCGGAACGGGTGGCACTTTTATGGGCGTGGCCCGTTATTTGAAAGAACACAACCGGGAGATTAAAACAGTCATTGTGGAACCGGAAGGATCGATTTTAAACGGCGGGGAGCCGGGCCCCCACAAAACGGAGGGGATCGGGATGGAATTTTTGCCTGAGTATATGGACCCCGGTTACTTCGATGCGATTCATACTATTACAGATGAAGAAGCCTTTTTCTATGTGCGGGAGCTGGCCAAAAGAGAGGGTCTGTTGGTGGCCAGTTCCTCCGGAGCAGCCATGGCGGCTTGTTTGAAAGAGGCTAAACAAGCTCAGCCCGGCACCAATATCGTCACCATTTTTCCAGACAGCAGTGAGCGTTATCTCAGTCAAAACATTTATCAGGGAGGCCATTACGTATGA
- a CDS encoding DUF86 domain-containing protein, giving the protein MYFVDLNLLHQRLDYIERQIGVLNCLEACPQAELERLAFERGLHMSIEAVVDVGNQMIDGFMMRDPGSYEDVVEILTGEKVLPNSEAESLKKLVACRKMLVQHYVDVNHEELWQLYQETKGALACYPERIRHYLEHHLGPVHAFRQTNT; this is encoded by the coding sequence ATGTATTTCGTTGATTTGAACCTTTTACATCAACGTTTGGACTATATTGAAAGGCAAATCGGAGTATTAAACTGTTTGGAGGCTTGTCCACAAGCCGAGCTGGAGCGTCTGGCTTTTGAACGGGGCCTGCACATGTCCATTGAGGCCGTGGTGGATGTGGGCAATCAGATGATTGACGGGTTTATGATGAGGGATCCGGGCAGTTATGAGGATGTGGTGGAGATCTTAACCGGGGAGAAAGTCCTGCCCAATAGCGAGGCGGAAAGCTTAAAAAAGCTGGTTGCCTGTCGTAAAATGCTGGTTCAACACTATGTGGATGTGAATCATGAAGAGCTGTGGCAGTTGTACCAAGAGACTAAAGGGGCACTGGCCTGTTATCCTGAACGGATCCGTCACTATCTAGAACATCATTTGGGACCTGTTCACGCCTTTCGTCAAACCAATACTTGA
- a CDS encoding bifunctional cystathionine gamma-lyase/homocysteine desulfhydrase has product MKLNTKLIHGGIDGDPHTGAVTVPIYQVSTYRQEGVGEHKGYEYSRTGNPTRFACEELIKDIEGGQRGFAFSSGMAAISAVVMLFEQGDHFIVGDDVYGGTYRVLSTVFNRFGIDVSFVDTSRINQVEDAINDKTKAVFLETPSNPLLKVSDIPAVADLCRAHGLKLIVDNTFMTPYWQNPLQLGADIVVHSATKYLGGHSDVVAGLVVVKDDESAERLHHIQNSTGGILGPQDAWLLIRGIKTLGVRMKAHEENTREIVNYLVSRTDIQAVFYPGLSDHPGHQVQQRQARGFGGMLSFDVGSAERAEQVLRKVKYFTLAESLGAVESLISVPAKMTHASIPPERRAELGISDGLIRISVGLEDSEDLIADLEQALA; this is encoded by the coding sequence ATGAAGTTAAATACTAAACTTATTCACGGCGGGATTGATGGAGATCCCCATACAGGTGCGGTTACAGTACCCATTTACCAGGTGAGCACCTACCGTCAGGAAGGGGTTGGGGAGCATAAGGGATACGAATACTCCCGTACAGGCAATCCCACCCGCTTTGCCTGCGAGGAGCTGATCAAAGATATTGAGGGAGGTCAGAGAGGGTTTGCTTTTTCATCGGGGATGGCAGCCATCAGCGCTGTAGTTATGCTTTTTGAGCAAGGGGATCACTTTATTGTTGGGGATGATGTCTACGGTGGCACTTACCGCGTCTTAAGCACCGTGTTTAACAGGTTTGGTATTGATGTCAGCTTTGTAGACACCAGCAGGATTAATCAGGTGGAAGACGCCATTAATGACAAAACCAAAGCTGTTTTCTTGGAGACCCCAAGCAATCCCTTGCTCAAGGTGTCAGATATCCCGGCGGTGGCCGATTTGTGCCGGGCCCATGGATTAAAGTTAATCGTAGACAATACATTTATGACCCCGTACTGGCAAAATCCGTTGCAACTGGGCGCTGATATTGTGGTGCACAGCGCTACCAAGTATCTGGGGGGCCATAGCGATGTGGTAGCCGGTCTGGTGGTTGTCAAGGATGATGAATCGGCTGAGCGGTTGCACCATATTCAAAATTCCACAGGCGGGATTTTGGGTCCCCAAGACGCCTGGTTGTTGATTCGTGGCATTAAAACCCTGGGGGTACGGATGAAAGCTCATGAAGAGAACACCCGGGAGATTGTGAATTATTTGGTGTCCCGCACAGATATTCAGGCTGTTTTTTATCCGGGATTGTCTGATCACCCTGGTCATCAGGTGCAACAAAGGCAAGCACGCGGCTTTGGGGGCATGCTTTCCTTTGATGTGGGCAGCGCTGAACGGGCGGAGCAGGTACTACGGAAGGTAAAATACTTTACTTTGGCTGAGAGCTTGGGTGCAGTGGAAAGCCTAATCTCTGTTCCGGCCAAAATGACCCATGCTTCTATTCCGCCGGAGCGCAGGGCAGAACTGGGGATTAGTGACGGCCTGATCCGTATCTCTGTTGGCTTGGAAGATAGCGAAGATTTGATCGCAGATCTGGAGCAAGCCTTGGCTTAA
- a CDS encoding alkaline phosphatase family protein, with the protein MKKWWILGVVLLICTTISFIYFGTSLLEQTGESSLLPSGPGKLTAQEQKDDQIQDGHKKVIMIIMDSMSAPLVNSAVEKGTMPALKFLMDHGHFYPELVSPFPTMSVTIESTLLTGKMPDKHHIPGLSWYSPDEGRLINYGTTFLFWMKNGFRQGIGDTLFNLNNQHLNPAIPTIFEELAKRGKTSGSVNLIVYRGPAQHRLQLPAWSHKLFGLPDTIETKGPHALAFGRFNRPVTIQGSLPDGLTQRLGLNDEYSARVVSHVIEQGEQPDFLLAFFPDFDNIAHRHGPHYRKGLEKTDRFLQEILNSYDSWEQALEKNIFIVLGDHGQDQLVEDKEQAGINLETIYADYNFHRLGEQTMGSDIAFGVNGRMSYVYAIETKDSLAHLASQALEDERVAFAAWLEGEWGVAQAPGSKQTLRFKPIGPLTDIYGGRWTIHGDEQILGLKLDQNKWQIAFTDFPDILNHLYTALKASASSTVVLTAKPGYSFKAEGISVHAGGGEHGGAHKHDVLAAMVVAGTDKRPEHSRIVDLKAFVLSLFELDDKNGRG; encoded by the coding sequence TTGAAAAAGTGGTGGATTCTTGGCGTTGTCCTGTTGATCTGTACAACCATAAGTTTTATCTATTTCGGCACCTCCCTTCTTGAGCAGACGGGGGAATCATCTTTATTGCCTTCCGGACCCGGAAAGCTTACGGCTCAAGAACAAAAAGATGATCAGATACAAGACGGCCATAAAAAGGTTATTATGATTATCATGGATTCCATGTCAGCTCCTCTGGTCAATAGCGCTGTGGAAAAAGGGACCATGCCGGCCCTTAAATTTTTGATGGACCACGGTCATTTTTATCCAGAGCTGGTTTCCCCCTTTCCTACTATGTCGGTCACCATTGAGAGCACCTTGCTTACCGGAAAAATGCCAGATAAACACCACATTCCCGGCCTGTCCTGGTATTCCCCTGACGAAGGCCGCTTAATCAACTACGGCACCACATTCCTGTTTTGGATGAAAAACGGCTTCCGCCAAGGAATTGGTGATACCCTGTTTAACCTGAATAACCAGCATTTAAACCCTGCGATCCCCACCATTTTTGAAGAATTGGCCAAGCGTGGCAAAACAAGTGGCAGTGTCAATCTTATCGTTTATCGTGGGCCCGCACAGCATCGGTTGCAGTTGCCAGCCTGGTCTCATAAATTGTTCGGCTTACCGGACACCATCGAGACGAAAGGACCTCATGCATTGGCTTTTGGCCGCTTTAATCGCCCTGTTACTATCCAAGGATCACTGCCAGATGGTTTAACACAGCGTTTGGGACTAAACGATGAATATTCGGCCCGTGTTGTGAGCCATGTGATTGAACAAGGAGAACAACCGGACTTTTTGCTTGCTTTCTTTCCTGACTTTGACAATATCGCTCACCGCCACGGCCCCCATTACCGAAAAGGACTGGAAAAAACGGACCGTTTCTTGCAGGAGATATTGAACAGCTATGACAGCTGGGAACAGGCATTGGAGAAAAATATTTTTATTGTATTAGGGGATCACGGCCAGGATCAATTGGTGGAGGATAAGGAGCAGGCTGGAATTAATTTGGAGACGATTTACGCCGACTATAACTTTCACCGTTTAGGAGAACAAACGATGGGCAGTGACATTGCCTTTGGGGTAAACGGACGAATGAGTTATGTCTACGCGATTGAGACCAAAGACTCCCTTGCACATCTGGCCAGTCAAGCCCTGGAAGATGAGCGGGTAGCTTTTGCCGCCTGGTTGGAAGGGGAGTGGGGTGTTGCACAAGCACCCGGATCAAAACAAACACTGCGTTTTAAGCCCATTGGTCCGCTGACCGACATATATGGCGGGCGGTGGACAATCCATGGTGACGAGCAGATCTTGGGGCTTAAACTGGATCAAAATAAATGGCAAATCGCCTTTACCGATTTTCCTGATATTCTCAATCATCTTTATACAGCGCTTAAAGCCAGCGCTTCATCCACAGTGGTTTTGACGGCCAAACCCGGTTATTCGTTTAAAGCAGAGGGCATCTCAGTTCACGCCGGTGGAGGTGAGCACGGAGGCGCCCACAAACATGATGTGTTAGCTGCCATGGTTGTGGCCGGAACGGACAAAAGGCCTGAACATTCACGGATTGTGGATTTAAAAGCATTTGTTTTAAGCCTGTTTGAGCTAGATGATAAAAACGGCAGGGGTTAA
- a CDS encoding phosphatidylglycerophosphatase A family protein translates to MPINHIETYALQLLEERGVSIDEIGELVFFLQEKYIPNLDLATCIEQVHHVLSKREVQNAIITGITLDKLAENKQLEEPLQSMIYNDEGLYGIDEVVALAIVNIYGSIGFTNYGYIDKVKPGLLARLDDKREGCHTFLDDIIGAIAAAASSRLAHALAHKANH, encoded by the coding sequence ATGCCAATCAACCACATTGAGACATATGCGTTGCAATTGCTTGAGGAGCGCGGTGTAAGCATTGATGAAATTGGGGAGTTAGTCTTTTTTTTACAGGAAAAATATATCCCCAACCTTGATCTTGCCACCTGTATTGAACAGGTTCATCATGTGTTGAGTAAACGAGAGGTGCAAAACGCAATTATTACCGGTATTACGCTGGATAAACTGGCTGAAAACAAGCAGCTTGAAGAGCCGCTGCAGTCCATGATTTACAATGACGAAGGTTTATATGGCATCGATGAAGTGGTTGCCCTGGCTATCGTTAATATCTACGGCAGTATAGGTTTTACCAATTACGGTTATATCGACAAGGTGAAACCGGGGCTTTTAGCCCGGCTGGATGATAAAAGAGAAGGGTGCCATACGTTTCTGGATGATATTATCGGCGCCATTGCAGCCGCTGCCTCCAGCCGTCTGGCCCATGCGCTGGCCCACAAGGCAAATCATTAG
- a CDS encoding alanine racemase yields the protein MVHYATLLNNIAEMNGFARRHNLALRPHFKTHKTLEIVRMQLEYGATGVTVASLSEAEALISAWETDPSTGTQPLGKLDLLIAFPIVGEDQFTRAVRLNEQARLTLMVDHMEAARSLHAFARRNGCNAHHWIEVMFL from the coding sequence ATGGTCCACTATGCCACCTTGCTCAATAATATTGCAGAGATGAATGGCTTTGCCCGCCGGCACAACTTGGCCCTGCGGCCCCATTTTAAAACCCACAAGACACTTGAAATCGTCCGCATGCAATTAGAATATGGGGCTACAGGTGTGACAGTGGCCTCATTAAGCGAAGCGGAAGCACTCATTTCCGCCTGGGAAACAGACCCATCAACGGGCACACAGCCGCTTGGAAAGTTAGATCTATTAATCGCTTTTCCCATTGTAGGTGAAGACCAGTTCACTCGTGCAGTACGGCTTAACGAGCAGGCCCGTCTGACGCTGATGGTGGACCACATGGAAGCAGCCCGCTCATTACATGCTTTCGCCCGGCGAAATGGCTGCAATGCTCATCATTGGATTGAAGTGATGTTTCTATAG
- a CDS encoding DUF1450 domain-containing protein — protein sequence MMRPIVEFCQTNLASGTQRVKEELEKDPNIDVVEYDCLGYCVDCASYPYALVNGTMVTGKSTKDLLNKIRAEIERQEEELLS from the coding sequence ATGATGAGACCAATTGTTGAATTTTGTCAGACGAATCTTGCTTCCGGAACACAACGGGTCAAAGAAGAATTGGAGAAAGATCCAAACATAGATGTTGTTGAATATGATTGTCTTGGGTATTGTGTGGATTGTGCTTCTTATCCCTATGCCTTGGTCAACGGTACAATGGTGACGGGGAAATCCACCAAGGATTTGCTGAATAAGATCCGTGCCGAGATTGAACGGCAGGAGGAAGAGCTATTGTCTTAA
- a CDS encoding NifU family protein, translating into MELEARVQEVLDKLRPFLQRDGGDCELVGVEDGVVKLRLLGACGSCPASTMTLKAGIERALMEEIPEVKEVEQVL; encoded by the coding sequence ATGGAACTTGAAGCCAGAGTACAAGAAGTGTTGGACAAACTGCGTCCTTTCCTCCAGCGCGACGGCGGAGACTGTGAGCTTGTTGGCGTGGAGGACGGCGTTGTCAAATTGAGACTGTTAGGAGCCTGCGGCAGCTGCCCTGCTTCAACCATGACATTAAAGGCCGGGATTGAACGGGCGTTGATGGAAGAAATCCCTGAAGTTAAAGAAGTGGAACAGGTTTTATAA
- a CDS encoding transposase: MYIGQLKSTSEGRQAFSVRMALGALIIKERLGTSDRETVEQIKENPYLRYFIGLTEFKQEEPFYHTMMTHFRKRLGPDIINQINEWLVTEEVNQMTSDRDEVTNDDDHEHIR, encoded by the coding sequence GTGTATATCGGGCAGCTCAAATCAACAAGTGAAGGCCGTCAGGCCTTTTCTGTGCGCATGGCTTTGGGTGCGCTTATCATTAAAGAGCGTTTAGGCACTAGCGATCGTGAAACAGTGGAGCAGATCAAAGAAAATCCCTATCTGCGGTACTTTATCGGTCTAACTGAATTCAAACAAGAAGAGCCCTTTTACCATACCATGATGACCCATTTCCGCAAACGGTTAGGTCCTGATATCATCAATCAAATCAACGAATGGCTTGTCACAGAAGAAGTGAACCAGATGACATCAGACCGTGATGAAGTGACAAATGATGACGATCACGAACATATCCGATAA